One stretch of Microbacterium terrae DNA includes these proteins:
- a CDS encoding pyridoxal phosphate-dependent aminotransferase: MTERAPLSRKLSAIAESATLKVDAKAKALQAAGRPVISYAAGEPDFATPQYIVDAAAEALRDPANFRYTPAVGLPVLREAIAAKTLRDSGLEVDPSQVIVTNGGKQSVYQAFQAVVNPGDEVLLPAPYWTTYPEAIALADGIPIEVFAGADQDYKVTVEQLEAARTERTTALVFVSPSNPTGAVYTAEETRAIGEWAVEHGIWIISDEIYQNLVYEGVRATSIVEAVPDAAGQTILVNGVAKTYAMTGWRVGWMVGPKDAIKVAANLQSHLSSNVNNIAQRAALAALTGPQVEVEDMRQAFDRRRKLIVAELSKIDGVAVPNPLGAFYAYPDVRGLLGREWHGVTPTTSLELADLILEKAEVAVVPGEAFGPSGYLRLSYALGDDALLEGVQRMQRLFS, from the coding sequence GTGACCGAACGCGCCCCTCTCTCACGCAAGCTCTCCGCCATCGCCGAGTCCGCGACCCTCAAGGTCGACGCGAAGGCCAAGGCCCTCCAGGCCGCCGGCCGCCCCGTCATCTCATATGCCGCGGGTGAGCCCGACTTCGCCACTCCCCAGTACATCGTGGATGCCGCGGCCGAGGCGCTGCGCGACCCTGCGAACTTCCGCTACACCCCGGCCGTGGGGCTGCCCGTGCTGCGTGAGGCGATCGCCGCGAAGACTCTGCGCGACTCCGGCCTCGAGGTCGACCCGTCACAGGTGATCGTCACCAACGGTGGGAAGCAGTCCGTCTACCAGGCGTTCCAGGCCGTGGTGAACCCCGGCGACGAGGTGCTCCTGCCGGCGCCGTACTGGACGACCTACCCCGAGGCGATCGCCCTGGCCGACGGCATCCCGATCGAGGTGTTCGCCGGCGCCGACCAGGACTACAAGGTCACCGTCGAGCAGCTCGAGGCCGCGCGCACCGAGCGCACCACCGCACTCGTGTTCGTGTCGCCCTCGAACCCGACCGGCGCCGTGTACACGGCCGAGGAGACACGGGCCATCGGCGAATGGGCGGTCGAGCACGGCATCTGGATCATCTCCGACGAGATCTACCAGAACCTCGTCTACGAAGGCGTGCGCGCCACCTCGATCGTCGAGGCGGTTCCGGATGCCGCCGGGCAGACGATCCTCGTCAACGGCGTCGCCAAGACCTATGCCATGACCGGCTGGCGCGTGGGCTGGATGGTCGGCCCGAAGGATGCGATCAAGGTCGCCGCCAACCTGCAGTCCCACCTCAGCTCCAACGTGAACAACATCGCCCAGCGCGCGGCCCTCGCCGCGCTCACGGGGCCCCAGGTCGAGGTCGAGGACATGCGGCAGGCGTTCGACCGTCGTCGCAAGCTCATCGTCGCCGAGCTGTCGAAGATCGACGGCGTCGCGGTGCCCAACCCGCTCGGCGCGTTCTACGCGTACCCCGATGTGCGCGGCCTCCTCGGCCGCGAGTGGCACGGTGTCACGCCGACCACGTCGCTGGAGCTCGCCGACCTCATCCTCGAGAAGGCCGAGGTCGCGGTCGTGCCCGGCGAGGCGTTCGGTCCGAGCGGCTACCTGCGCCTGTCGTACGCGCTCGGCGACGACGCGCTCCTCGAAGGCGTGCAGCGGATGCAGCGACTGTTCTCCTGA
- a CDS encoding acyl-CoA dehydrogenase, whose translation MVDASTYTAPVEDYAFLYREAFGADIVARATADAMTADDAIDVLTAAGEFAGEVLAPLDQVGDRVGATLVDGQARLPEGFAEAYAALVEGGWITAEAPESAGGDGLPTLVQNGLGEIWNASNMAFALCWMLTAGAIHALDAVASPEIRRIYLAPMVEGRWTGTMNLTEPQAGTDLGAIRTTATPNEDGTWSISGQKIFITWGDHDVAENIVHLVLARTPGAPDGAKGISLFVVPKFLVNPDGTPGERNGVQTVSLEHKIGIHGSPTAVLAYEGATGYLAGDLHGGLAGMFVMMNSARAGMGLQATGVSDRALQRAAAYAADRLQGPVLDRPAGAPIAEHPDVRRLLLSMSSEIFAMRAMGVRLGDLFDRAESDGTLAMAEFFVPIFKGWSTEEALRITSEGIQVHGGMGFIEETGIAQHYRDARIMPIYEGTTAIQSNDLVGRKVIRDGGATASALFDEITATVAALRAVDHAVATRTADRLERAVAAARRATDAVLGFASSPRDAYAVSVPYLMLLGFLVGGWMHALAVVAVAGHADAAPADARRLIEADFYGVHHLSRVASLAETVEAGEIA comes from the coding sequence ATGGTCGACGCGTCGACATACACCGCTCCCGTCGAGGACTACGCGTTCCTGTACCGCGAGGCCTTCGGCGCCGACATCGTCGCGCGCGCCACCGCCGACGCGATGACGGCAGACGACGCCATCGACGTGCTCACCGCCGCGGGCGAGTTCGCCGGCGAGGTGCTGGCTCCGCTCGACCAGGTGGGCGACCGGGTGGGCGCGACACTCGTCGACGGCCAGGCGCGTCTTCCCGAAGGCTTCGCCGAGGCGTACGCGGCGCTCGTGGAGGGCGGCTGGATCACGGCCGAGGCGCCTGAATCGGCCGGCGGCGACGGCCTCCCCACGCTCGTGCAGAACGGCCTCGGCGAGATCTGGAATGCGTCGAACATGGCGTTCGCGCTGTGCTGGATGCTGACGGCGGGCGCCATCCACGCGCTCGACGCGGTCGCATCTCCCGAGATCCGCCGCATCTACCTCGCCCCGATGGTCGAGGGTCGCTGGACCGGCACCATGAACCTCACCGAACCGCAGGCCGGAACCGACCTCGGTGCGATCCGCACCACGGCGACCCCGAACGAGGACGGCACCTGGTCGATCAGCGGTCAGAAGATCTTCATCACGTGGGGCGACCACGACGTCGCCGAGAACATCGTGCATCTGGTCCTCGCGCGCACGCCGGGTGCGCCGGACGGCGCGAAGGGGATCTCGCTCTTCGTGGTGCCGAAGTTCCTCGTGAACCCCGACGGCACGCCGGGGGAGCGCAACGGTGTGCAGACGGTCTCGCTCGAGCACAAGATCGGCATCCACGGCAGCCCGACCGCCGTCCTCGCCTACGAAGGCGCGACCGGCTACCTGGCGGGCGACCTGCACGGCGGACTCGCCGGCATGTTCGTGATGATGAACTCCGCCCGCGCGGGCATGGGCCTGCAGGCGACCGGCGTCTCCGACCGCGCGCTGCAGCGCGCCGCTGCCTACGCGGCCGACCGCCTCCAGGGCCCCGTGCTCGACCGTCCGGCCGGCGCGCCGATCGCCGAGCACCCCGACGTGCGGCGCCTGCTGCTGTCGATGTCGAGCGAGATCTTCGCGATGCGCGCGATGGGGGTGCGCCTGGGCGACCTGTTCGACCGGGCGGAGTCCGACGGCACGCTGGCGATGGCCGAGTTCTTCGTGCCGATCTTCAAGGGGTGGAGCACCGAGGAGGCGCTGCGCATCACATCGGAGGGCATCCAGGTGCACGGCGGCATGGGCTTCATCGAGGAGACGGGAATCGCGCAGCACTACCGCGATGCGCGCATCATGCCCATCTACGAGGGCACCACCGCGATCCAGTCGAACGACCTGGTCGGACGCAAGGTCATCCGCGACGGCGGGGCGACGGCATCCGCTCTCTTCGACGAGATCACGGCCACCGTCGCCGCCCTCCGCGCCGTCGACCACGCGGTCGCCACGCGCACCGCCGATCGGCTCGAGCGCGCGGTCGCCGCAGCGCGCCGCGCGACCGACGCCGTTCTCGGGTTCGCCTCGTCGCCCCGCGATGCCTACGCCGTGAGCGTGCCGTACCTGATGCTGCTCGGCTTCCTCGTCGGCGGATGGATGCACGCTCTCGCCGTCGTCGCCGTCGCAGGGCACGCGGATGCCGCGCCCGCCGACGCGCGGCGGCTGATCGAGGCCGACTTCTACGGGGTTCACCACCTGTCGCGCGTCGCATCGCTCGCCGAGACGGTCGAGGCCGGCGAGATCGCCTGA
- a CDS encoding lipase family protein, translating to MRRSVAIAVLGALMLGALSTTPAHAAGSFYDPPPSLPAAAGDLVRTAPMKLAASVSFGGAISPLPGTATQIMYRTTDADGNAAAATGVYIEPTKRWWGGGDRPLVSFAAGTQGQGDACAPSKTLQSGLVVESDAIAIGYEIPNIYSFLARGIAVVVTDYIGLGMTDRVHSYVVRLDSGHAVLDAARAALALEGASVTDASPIGLYGYSQGGGAVASAAELAPVYAPELNVKGTYAGAPPADLLEVMKSADGTSLTGVLGFSFNAIAQYEPGLAEVGTLLNDTGRSTLARLANACIGDALLTTGTAFTKTSSWTTTGETFSQLTARLPQARAAIAAQRIGTLAPAAPVQVLTGTKDDIVAHGQAKQLAKDWCASGVNVTYVPVVQPVGSAGTALNHLGPAITRSLASQDWLVDRLQGKPVASNCWALRVLP from the coding sequence ATGCGTCGCAGCGTCGCGATCGCCGTGCTCGGAGCACTCATGCTCGGAGCCCTGTCCACCACTCCCGCACACGCGGCGGGCTCGTTCTACGACCCGCCGCCCTCGCTCCCCGCAGCCGCCGGCGACCTCGTGCGCACGGCGCCGATGAAGCTCGCGGCATCCGTGTCGTTCGGCGGCGCCATCTCGCCGCTGCCGGGCACCGCTACGCAGATCATGTATCGGACGACCGACGCCGACGGCAACGCCGCCGCGGCGACCGGCGTGTACATCGAGCCGACGAAGCGGTGGTGGGGCGGCGGCGATCGCCCCTTGGTGTCGTTCGCCGCCGGCACCCAGGGTCAGGGCGACGCCTGCGCTCCGTCGAAGACGCTCCAGTCGGGCCTCGTCGTCGAGTCCGACGCGATCGCCATCGGGTACGAGATCCCCAACATCTACAGCTTCCTCGCCCGTGGCATCGCCGTCGTGGTCACCGACTACATCGGACTGGGGATGACCGACCGCGTGCACTCGTACGTGGTGCGCCTGGATTCGGGCCACGCGGTGCTCGACGCGGCCCGCGCCGCTCTCGCGCTCGAGGGCGCTTCGGTGACGGATGCCTCCCCGATCGGCCTGTACGGCTACTCGCAGGGCGGCGGCGCGGTCGCGTCGGCCGCGGAGCTCGCACCGGTCTACGCGCCCGAGCTCAATGTGAAGGGCACGTACGCCGGCGCGCCGCCTGCAGACCTGCTCGAGGTGATGAAGTCCGCCGACGGAACCTCGCTGACCGGCGTGCTCGGGTTCTCGTTCAACGCCATCGCGCAGTACGAGCCGGGGCTCGCCGAGGTCGGCACCCTGCTGAACGACACGGGCCGGAGCACCCTCGCCCGCCTCGCGAACGCGTGCATCGGCGATGCGCTGCTGACCACAGGCACGGCCTTCACGAAGACGTCGAGCTGGACGACCACGGGCGAGACCTTCTCGCAGCTCACGGCCCGGCTCCCGCAGGCGCGCGCGGCCATCGCCGCACAGCGCATCGGCACACTGGCGCCCGCTGCGCCGGTTCAGGTGCTCACCGGCACGAAGGACGACATCGTCGCCCACGGCCAGGCCAAGCAGCTGGCGAAGGACTGGTGCGCCAGCGGCGTGAACGTCACGTACGTTCCGGTGGTGCAGCCGGTAGGCTCCGCAGGCACGGCGCTCAACCACCTCGGCCCGGCGATCACGCGGAGCCTTGCGAGCCAGGACTGGCTGGTCGATCGCCTGCAGGGCAAGCCCGTGGCGTCGAACTGCTGGGCCTTGCGCGTCCTCCCATAG
- a CDS encoding isocitrate lyase — MTTYQDDLAAIRALTEQHGSPWSAIDPESAARMRAQNRFRTGLEIAQYTADIMRRDMAEYDADSSVYTQSLGVWHGFIGQQKLISIKKHLKTTNKRYLYLSGWMVAALRSEFGPLPDQSMHEKTSVPALIEELYTFLRQADARELDLLFTKLDDARAAGDDTAVEFIRSQIDTYETHVVPIIADIDAGFGNPEATYLLAKKMIEAGACAIQIENQVSDEKQCGHQDGKVTVPHEDFIAKLNAVRYAFLELGIDNGIIVARTDSLGASLTQKLAVSHQPGDLGDRYNAFLDAEEIAESDLGNGDVVIKRDGKLLRPKRLASNLYQFRPGTGEERVVLDCITALRNGADLLWIETEKPHVEQIAGMVDAIREEIPNAKLVYNNSPSFNWTLSFRQQAYDLLAEQGADVSAYDRSDLMSVDYDETELARLADEKIRTFQRDGAARAGIFHHLITLPTYHTAALSTDSLAKGYFGDEGMLAYVKGVQRREIREGIATVKHQNMAGSDIGDNHKEYFAGDAALKAGGQHNTMNQFS; from the coding sequence ATGACCACCTACCAGGACGACCTCGCGGCCATCCGCGCACTCACCGAGCAGCACGGCTCCCCCTGGAGCGCCATCGACCCCGAATCCGCCGCCCGCATGCGCGCGCAGAACCGCTTCCGCACCGGACTCGAGATCGCGCAGTACACCGCCGACATCATGCGCCGCGACATGGCCGAGTACGACGCCGACTCGTCGGTGTACACCCAGTCGCTGGGCGTGTGGCACGGCTTCATCGGGCAGCAGAAGCTCATCTCGATCAAGAAGCACCTGAAGACGACGAACAAGCGCTACCTCTACCTGTCGGGTTGGATGGTCGCCGCGCTCCGCTCGGAGTTCGGACCGCTGCCCGACCAGTCGATGCACGAGAAGACGTCGGTGCCGGCGCTCATCGAGGAGCTCTACACCTTCCTGCGTCAGGCCGACGCCCGCGAGCTCGACCTGCTCTTCACGAAGCTCGACGACGCCCGCGCCGCCGGCGACGACACCGCGGTCGAGTTCATCCGCTCGCAGATCGACACGTACGAGACGCACGTCGTGCCGATCATCGCCGACATCGACGCCGGCTTCGGCAACCCCGAGGCCACCTACCTCCTCGCCAAGAAGATGATCGAGGCGGGCGCGTGCGCCATCCAGATCGAGAACCAGGTGTCGGACGAGAAGCAGTGCGGCCACCAGGACGGCAAGGTCACGGTTCCGCACGAGGACTTCATCGCCAAGCTCAATGCGGTGCGCTACGCGTTCCTCGAGCTCGGCATCGACAACGGCATCATCGTCGCCCGCACCGACTCGCTCGGCGCCAGTCTGACGCAGAAGCTCGCGGTCAGCCACCAGCCGGGCGACCTCGGCGACCGGTACAACGCGTTCCTCGACGCCGAGGAGATCGCCGAGTCCGACCTCGGCAACGGCGATGTCGTGATCAAGCGCGACGGCAAGCTGCTGCGCCCCAAGCGCCTCGCGAGCAACCTGTACCAGTTCCGCCCCGGCACCGGCGAGGAGCGCGTGGTGCTCGACTGCATCACGGCACTGCGAAACGGCGCCGACCTGCTCTGGATCGAGACCGAGAAGCCGCACGTCGAGCAGATCGCCGGCATGGTCGACGCGATCCGCGAGGAGATCCCGAACGCGAAGCTCGTCTACAACAACAGCCCGTCGTTCAACTGGACGCTCAGCTTCCGCCAGCAGGCCTACGACCTGCTCGCCGAGCAGGGAGCGGATGTCTCGGCCTACGACCGTTCCGACCTGATGAGCGTCGACTACGACGAGACCGAGCTCGCCCGGCTGGCAGACGAGAAGATCCGCACGTTCCAGCGTGACGGCGCCGCGCGCGCCGGGATCTTCCATCACCTCATCACCCTGCCGACCTACCACACGGCTGCGCTGTCGACCGACAGCCTGGCGAAGGGCTACTTCGGCGACGAGGGGATGCTCGCGTACGTGAAGGGCGTGCAGCGCCGCGAGATCCGCGAGGGCATCGCGACCGTCAAGCACCAGAACATGGCGGGCAGCGACATCGGCGACAACCACAAGGAGTACTTCGCCGGAGACGCGGCCCTCAAGGCCGGCGGTCAGCACAACACGATGAACCAGTTCAGCTGA